A window of the Fusarium poae strain DAOMC 252244 chromosome 3, whole genome shotgun sequence genome harbors these coding sequences:
- a CDS encoding hypothetical protein (TransMembrane:3 (o15-37i144-165o470-494i)), producing MAEKSFGWLSEAVKWPSLLLFAVFDVALFVAIIILTVKSSNEQGFVTIPSPKVTATRSQPLPWRDPVHFNVSFDIGILWTTLPNLVFALFAAHWAWIACAIAERQPYVELRARGGAEASKSILLDYRVTPVVLRWRTAFRKSHNAIGAMTLLSVMLTYITAPFAARLFTTQVVFVPKAIPIIYDTEFKDSKLNANIDWRPVLNVVAATLLYQGKNIAWTNDQYAFRPFSNKSIIPASADVEAKSTGFASYVNCELIENYNISLNKISNSEAGNVVVFGDDRGCSFTQKFPVSSTQKTYLKSTSVIDCSAQAYYSRMVFTAGIYSASSSNLLDDISVISCATGYRQVDGDLKVSSLNISPSVHSFAETGQPDISRPYYWRTFEQGIVGPVTFNPQASSSTSDMASLILSYAQKLQPSKPLSAEALMQSVSTVYSATYINGVGFHGFSPVSKPQITTGSAFIPTTRLFVVQWVAYVVLIFLLVAFVFAVWASIYVYKRPSILTEEPQGLLSEAAILHKSDILRVVSSIRSEPGFNGEVRQTGKNYAEVKNKKWMATKDDKSNQWVISSF from the coding sequence ATGGCTGAAAAGTCCTTTGGGTGGCTCTCTGAAGCGGTGAAATGGCCCTCTCTCCTATTGTTTGCCGTCTTCGATGTTGCTCTCTTCGTCGCAATTATTATTCTCACTGTAAAATCATCCAATGAGCAGGGTTTCGTTACAATCCCATCACCTAAAGTCACGGCCACCAGGTCACAGCCTCTGCCTTGGAGAGACCCTGTCCACTTCAATGTCTCTTTTGATATTGGAATTCTTTGGACGACACTACCTAATCTTGTTTTTGCCCTCTTCGCTGCTCATTGGGCCTGGATAGCGTGTGCTATAGCAGAACGCCAACCGTACGTTGAATTACGCGCAAGAGGAGGCGCCGAAGCAAGCAAGTCGATTTTGCTAGATTACCGCGTCACTCCAGTGGTTTTGCGCTGGCGAACAGCTTTTCGGAAATCTCACAACGCAATTGGAGCAATGACACTGCTATCTGTCATGTTAACATACATCACCGCACCCTTCGCTGCTCGTCTATTCACAACCCAAGTCGTTTTCGTACCAAAGGCAATACCGATCATATACGACACCGAGTTTAAGGACAGCAAGTTGAACGCGAATATTGACTGGAGGCCGGTTTTGaatgttgttgctgctacTCTACTATACCAAGGAAAAAACATTGCTTGGACGAACGACCAATACGCGTTTCGGCCATTTTCCAACAAGTCAATCATACCAGCATCAGCAGACGTTGAAGCAAAATCTACTGGGTTTGCTTCATATGTCAATTGCGAATTAATAGAGAACTACAACATCTCATTGAATAAGATATCCAACTCAGAAGCGGGCAATGTTGTGGTATTCGGAGATGACAGAGGTTGCAGTTTTACGCAGAAGTTCCCAGTCAGTAGTACACAGAAAACATATCTGAAGAGCACCTCAGTCATTGACTGTTCTGCCCAAGCGTACTACAGCCGCATGGTATTCACAGCTGGAATATACTCTGCGTCGTCCTCAAATCTGCTCGATGATATCAGTGTTATATCTTGTGCAACCGGATATCGACAAGTCGACGGTGATCTGAAGGTTTCGTCACTCAACATATCTCCAAGCGTCCACTCATTTGCCGAAACAGGCCAGCCAGATATTAGTCGACCATATTACTGGAGGACCTTCGAGCAAGGAATCGTTGGGCCAGTCACCTTCAATCCTCAAGCCTCATCGTCCACGTCAGACATGGCTAGCTTAATCTTGTCTTATGCCCAGAAACTACAGCCTTCGAAACCACTGAGTGCAGAGGCATTGATGCAATCAGTATCAACTGTCTACAGTGCCACCTACATCAATGGCGTCGGATTTCATGGCTTCAGTCCAGTTTCGAAGCCTCAAATAACTACTGGTTCAGCTTTTATCCCCACAACGCGTCTGTTTGTCGTTCAATGGGTGGCATATGTCGTTTTAATATTTCTCCTCGTTGCATTCGTTTTTGCAGTTTGGGCATCCATTTACGTTTACAAACGACCCAGTATACTGACTGAAGAACCGCAAGGTCTTTTATCGGAGGCTGCGATTCTACACAAGAGTGACATTCTTCGTGTTGTTTCAAGCATACGTAGTGAGCCAGGTTTCAATGGCGAGGTTCGTCAAACAGGGAAGAATTACGCTGAGGTAAAGAATAAGAAGTGGATGGCTACAAAGGACGATAAATCCAACCAGTGGGTTATATCGTCGTTTTAA
- a CDS encoding hypothetical protein (SECRETED:SignalP(1-21)~CAZy:AA12), which produces MPRLAQVLLAAGAALIGFTSAQCNLTPKFNISTSDGVEFKLLRTGLQRPRHLVVDTEGNLLIAEASNKGVRRIVLDDGKDLDVCIDSDKALITETSINLNHGIALTADGKTILVSSPSEVYAYDYDASDGSVGSRRTVITGMDGSATHSTRTLTIPLAGNPNMLLVAGGSDGNLDSETVNKDVVRSQVRVFKIDEMLAAGAPLEYGEASLLGWGLRNSVGWAEDPATGHIWSVENSVDNLYRGDVDIHNTNPGEELNFHGSPDDTSSAQYGANYGYPGCFSIYDTSVVKEYPGGAKVGKQMAATPQGETDLGFTDEECQEKTAPRITFGSHLAPLDIKFLDGSAAYIAFHGSWNRNPGDGYRVSKVDFSNGQPVSASDDAKAEVPLMWNNDNTKCPSGCFRPAGLAFDKAGRLFMTSDSTGELYVLTGV; this is translated from the exons ATGCCACGCCTAGCACAGGTACTCCTCGCCGCTGGAGCAGCTCTTATTGGCTTCACCTCTGCACAATGCAACCTCACTCCCAAGTTCAACATCTCTACCAGTGATGGCGTGGAGTTCAAACTCCTTCGCACCGGTCTGCAGCGACCTCGACACCTTGTTGTCGACACCGAGGGTAACCTTTTGATCGCCGAGGCTAGCAACAAGGGTGTGAGGAGGATCGTTCTCGATGATGGCAAAGACCTCGATGTCTGCATTGACTCTGACAAAGCTTTGATTACTGAAACGAGTATAAAT CTGAACCATGGCATTGCTCTCACTGCTGATGGTAAAACCATTCTTGTTTCTAGTCCTAGCGAGGTATACGCCTATGACTACGATGCCTCCGATGGCAGCGTTGGCTCTCGCCGAACTGTTATCACGGGTATGGATGGATCTGCAACTCACTCCACCCGCACCCTGACAATCCCACTTGCTGGTAATCCCAACATGCTACTCGTAGCTGGCGGATCCGATGGTAATTTGGACTCCGAGACTGTGAACAAAGATGTTGTTCGGAGCCAGGTCAGAGTATTTAAGATTGATGAAATGTTGGCGGCGGGTGCACCTCTAGAGTATGGCGAGGCATCGCTACTTGGATGGGGTCTTCGTAACAGTGTTGGCTGGGCAGAGGATCCTGCTACAGGACATATC TGGTCTGTTGAGAACTCAGTCGACAATCTTTACCGTGGTGATGTCGATATCCACAACACTAATCCAGGCGAGGAACTCAACTTCCATGGCTCTCCCGATGACACCTCCAGCGCCCAGTACGGTGCCAACTACGGATATCCTGGATGCTTCTCTATCTACGACACCTCCGTCGTCAAAGAATACCCAGGCGGAGCAAAGGTTGGCAAGCAGATGGCCGCTACGCCGCAGGGAGAGACGGATTTGGGATTCACAGATGAGGAATGCCAAGAGAAGACAGCGCCTAGGATTACGTTTGGTTCACACCTTGCGCCATTGGATATCAAGTTTTTAGATGGTAGCGCGGCATATATTGCGTTCCATGGAAGCTG GAACCGCAACCCTGGTGATGGCTACCGTGTCAGCAAGGTGGATTTTTCCAACGGTCAGCCAGTCTCAGCATCTGATGACGCCAAGGCTGAAGTGCCATTAATGTGGAACAATGACAACACCAAGTGCCCTTCGGGCTGTTTTAGGCCGGCGGGCCTGGCGTTTGACAAGGCGGGAAGACTGTTTATGACGAGTGATTCGACGGGAGAGCTATATGTTTTGACCGGTGTTTGA
- a CDS encoding hypothetical protein (SECRETED:SignalP(1-18)~CAZy:GH5_7~CAZy:GH5) — protein MKFSSIIAAAFAGSPALAVPAGFVTTDGTKFSLDGKEFFFAGSNAYYLPFNIWGTDHYKDVKLGLEAAKDAGLKVIRTWAFHDNNRTYSSGGLPQYNTGAEDTVMQWFEADGSVKIDLSKLDVVIEAAEATNMKLILALTNNWADYGGMDVYTVNLGGRYHDDFYRLPAIKTAFKNYIKAVVNRYKDSPAVMAWEIANEPRCGADGTRNLPRGPDCTPKTITSWVDEMSTYIKSLDKDHLVTTGSEGGFNRKSDDWTYNGADGTDFDAELKLPNIDFNTFHSYPQYWSKTVDWVVQWIKDHAASGEAVGKPVLHEEYGWTDKSTRVATLSKWQKASLDLKMSDLYWQFGFSGYSYGKNHDDGNTIYLEDDEAQPLVYEHAAKVNGGGTAPNPTTTGSTPPKPTVTDGPKVGRYGQCGGPIIEDKESRDLVFVVDALYECATDGD, from the exons ATGAAGTTCTCCTCCATCATCGCAGCAGCCTTTGCTGGCTCACCAGCACTTGCAGTCCCAGCTGGTTTTGTCACCACCGACGGCACGAAGTTCTCTCTTGACGGAAAGGAATTCTTCTTTGCTGGAAGCAATGCCTACTACCTCCCCTTTAACATT TGGGGAACGGACCATTACAAGGATGTCAAGCTCGGTTTGGAAGCTGCCAAGGATGCTGGTCTGAAAGTCATTCGTACCTGGGCTTTCCATGACAACAACAGAACTTATTCATCGGGCGGCTTGCCTCAGTACAACACTGGTGCCGAGGACACTGTCATGCAGTGGTTTGAGGCTGATGGAAGTGTCAAGATTGATCTGAGCAAACTTGACGTTGTCATTGAAGCTGCTGAAGCCACCAACATGAAGCTGATTCTGGCGCTTACCAACAATTGGGCTGACTACGGTGGTATGGATGTGTACACTGTCAACCTTGGTGGTCGTTACCACGATGAT TTCTACCGTCTACCTGCCATCAAAACAGCTTTCAAGAACTACATCAAAGCTGTCGTCAACCGGTACAAAGACTCTCCCGCAGTCATGGCCTGGGAAATCGCCAACGAGCCCCGCTGCGGCGCTGACGGTACTCGCAACCTCCCTCGTGGACCTGACTGCACTCCCAAGACAATCACCTCCTGGGTCGACGAGATGAGTACATACATCAAGTCCCTCGACAAAGACCATCTCGTTACCACCGGAAGCGAAGGCGGCTTCAACCGCAAGTCGGACGACTGGACTTACAACGGAGCCGATGGAACCGATTTCGACGCTGAGCTCAAGTTGCCCAACATTGACTTCAACACCTTCCACTCATACCCTCAGTACTGGAGTAAGACAGTTGACTGGGTTGTCCAGTGGATCAAGGACCACGCTGCCTCTGGTGAAGCTGTCGGAAAGCCGGTTCTTCACGAGGAATACGGCTGGACTGACAAGTCAACCCGAGTAGCCACTCTCAGCAAGTGGCAGAAAGCCTCCCTGGACCTGAAAATGAGTGACCTATACTGGCAATTCGGATTTTCGGGTTACTCCTACGGAAAGAACCACGATGACGGAAACACGATTTATCTCGAAGATGACGAGGCCCAGCCTTTGGTGTACGAGCATGCCGCAAAGGTCAACGGTGGAGGTACAGCACCAAATCCAACAACTACTGGATCGACTCCCCCCAAGCCTACAGTTACTGACGGTCCCAAGGTCGGTAGATATGGTCAATGTGGAG GTCCTATTATTGAAGACAAAGAATCTCGAGATCTCGTCTTTGTCGTCGATGCCCTCTATGAGTGTGCGACAGACGGAGACTAA